The following are encoded in a window of Desulfobacterales bacterium genomic DNA:
- a CDS encoding xanthine/uracil/vitamin C permease, whose protein sequence is MAIMFPTAKRKHGEEQPYIPMGPFKFRLPFIHFGVEMAEVYQALVMFVTALGAIALLQDMFGISFELALTIVAFHELMYCVQNIFGDPLVPGWITPAIPLTTAFLLKYGVGEDRIQALIALQMLVGIIYLILGLTGLAKKMINHIPRAMQSGIILGAGIAAITGKYCFQPGGAGLTKYPFSITAGGLLALYLLFSKGFTDRVKKEGSDSKSIFIKIANYGIVPGIILAILVGWISGEVTLPKFESGIIFIPRFKECIQQMSIFGVGIPPMSTWINAIPMALVAYIIAFGDMILGQTVVNEANKIRTDEEIDPDANRLSLLCGVRNVLEGSLAPTVTLAGPLWAAMTVAISERYKLGRKAMDSIIGGMASFDIMKFLSCLILPLICIFKPALPVALSLTLMIQGFACVYIAMGLVKNNTERGVAGITGGALAIAGPTVGLVVGLVLSFFLLGKDSFMKEKPEDSTPAEKKALEESQATT, encoded by the coding sequence ATGGCTATCATGTTCCCTACAGCGAAAAGAAAGCATGGTGAAGAGCAGCCTTATATTCCCATGGGGCCCTTCAAATTCAGATTACCCTTTATTCATTTTGGCGTGGAAATGGCCGAGGTCTACCAGGCCCTGGTCATGTTTGTCACTGCTCTCGGGGCAATCGCTCTGCTGCAGGATATGTTCGGAATCTCATTTGAACTGGCGCTGACCATCGTCGCATTTCATGAATTGATGTATTGTGTTCAAAATATATTCGGCGATCCGCTGGTACCGGGCTGGATTACACCGGCCATCCCGCTGACAACCGCCTTTCTTCTGAAATACGGTGTGGGTGAAGACAGAATTCAGGCACTGATCGCGCTGCAGATGCTGGTGGGTATCATTTACCTGATTTTAGGTCTGACCGGGCTGGCAAAAAAAATGATCAACCACATTCCCAGGGCCATGCAGTCCGGAATTATCCTGGGCGCCGGAATTGCCGCGATCACGGGAAAATACTGTTTCCAACCCGGCGGCGCAGGACTCACCAAATACCCCTTCAGCATCACCGCTGGCGGCCTGCTGGCGCTGTATCTCCTTTTTTCCAAAGGATTTACGGACAGGGTTAAAAAAGAGGGTTCGGATTCGAAAAGCATCTTCATCAAAATCGCCAATTACGGTATCGTTCCCGGAATCATTCTGGCAATTCTCGTGGGCTGGATCAGCGGCGAAGTTACTTTGCCAAAATTTGAATCCGGCATCATCTTCATCCCCAGATTCAAAGAATGCATCCAGCAGATGTCCATCTTCGGGGTCGGGATTCCGCCGATGAGCACCTGGATCAACGCGATCCCGATGGCCCTGGTGGCGTATATCATTGCCTTCGGCGATATGATCCTGGGACAGACGGTTGTCAATGAGGCCAACAAAATCAGAACCGATGAAGAAATCGATCCGGATGCAAACCGCTTGAGCCTCCTTTGTGGTGTAAGAAACGTGCTGGAAGGCTCCCTGGCACCGACGGTAACGCTGGCTGGCCCCCTGTGGGCAGCCATGACGGTGGCTATTTCCGAGCGGTACAAACTCGGCCGCAAGGCCATGGATTCGATCATCGGCGGTATGGCATCTTTTGATATCATGAAATTCCTCAGCTGTCTGATTCTGCCCCTGATCTGCATCTTCAAGCCGGCCCTGCCGGTCGCCCTTTCCCTGACCCTGATGATCCAGGGGTTTGCCTGTGTCTATATTGCCATGGGCCTGGTCAAAAACAATACTGAACGCGGGGTTGCCGGTATCACCGGCGGCGCACTGGCTATCGCCGGACCGACAGTGGGTCTGGTCGTTGGCCTCGTGCTGAGCTTTTTTCTCCTGGGCAAAGATTCGTTCATGAAAGAAAAACCGGAAGATTCGACACCGGCTGAAAAAAAGGCATTGGAAGAATCCCAGGCAACAACCTGA
- a CDS encoding sodium:solute symporter family protein, with translation MNEAFYAWTVLSVYIVIGVVVAAMARKKLGTGMNEFFLANRQLGGIVSALTYAATTYSAFMMVGLAGLTYKLGVGALGYELTYLCGLVLVVFFGPRFWLVGHKYDYLTHAELLADRYQNRAVGIIATVLCLVFLIPYAAIQLMGIGYLLSVVSKGAISLITAMAIATLLAIVWSYMAGLRSVAWTDALQVVIMMVTSVVTLFFVVYKGFGGIEPFFNRMNTEIPELLAGSGLFRFNVFFGLALPWLFFSLSNPQVTQRLFVPKSVTAFKQMIGGFLIFGLIYTLVSVLWGFSARLLLPDLASADLATPSLLALAIIPKLIAIIVMVGILSAAISTIDSILLTLSSMCSRDLVKNGFKAKISEETELKIGKRIIPILAAIFFVFAYWAAGKTGLAFMIAPLSSAASAGLLMAVPSIIGAFFWKKATAAGALTSMIGGAALVLILQLTGLKPLGLWPGVWGVIVCTGLYICVSLVTRAPIEKAEEFIGYLEKDLPRYKFI, from the coding sequence ATGAACGAAGCCTTTTACGCATGGACAGTTTTGTCGGTTTATATCGTCATCGGGGTTGTGGTGGCCGCTATGGCGAGAAAAAAACTCGGCACCGGCATGAATGAGTTCTTTCTGGCCAACCGCCAGCTGGGCGGAATTGTATCCGCCCTGACCTACGCGGCAACCACCTACAGCGCATTCATGATGGTGGGCCTGGCCGGTCTGACCTACAAACTGGGGGTGGGCGCTCTGGGATATGAACTGACCTACCTGTGCGGTCTGGTGCTGGTGGTCTTTTTCGGGCCCCGGTTCTGGCTGGTGGGACATAAATACGATTACCTGACCCATGCCGAGCTTCTGGCAGACCGATACCAGAACCGGGCCGTAGGAATTATCGCCACCGTGCTGTGTCTGGTTTTCCTGATTCCTTATGCGGCAATTCAGCTGATGGGAATCGGGTATCTGCTGTCCGTTGTCTCCAAAGGCGCCATTTCCCTGATCACGGCCATGGCCATCGCCACCCTGCTGGCCATCGTATGGTCGTATATGGCCGGGCTTCGGTCGGTGGCCTGGACAGATGCCCTGCAGGTGGTGATCATGATGGTCACCTCCGTGGTGACCCTTTTCTTTGTGGTATATAAAGGATTCGGCGGGATCGAGCCATTTTTTAACCGCATGAATACGGAAATCCCGGAACTGCTGGCGGGCTCAGGTCTGTTCCGGTTCAATGTATTTTTCGGTCTTGCCCTGCCCTGGCTGTTTTTTTCACTGTCCAACCCTCAGGTGACCCAGCGGCTGTTTGTGCCCAAATCCGTCACGGCGTTCAAGCAGATGATCGGTGGGTTTCTGATTTTCGGATTAATCTACACACTGGTATCCGTGCTGTGGGGATTCAGCGCCCGGCTGCTGCTTCCGGACCTGGCTTCTGCGGATCTGGCAACCCCTTCGCTGCTGGCCCTGGCGATTATTCCAAAGCTGATCGCCATCATCGTGATGGTCGGGATACTATCGGCCGCCATTTCCACGATTGACTCGATTTTGCTGACACTGTCCTCGATGTGCAGCCGCGATCTGGTAAAAAACGGATTCAAGGCTAAAATATCTGAAGAAACCGAATTGAAAATCGGAAAACGCATTATTCCGATACTGGCTGCCATCTTTTTCGTATTTGCCTACTGGGCCGCCGGAAAAACCGGTCTGGCCTTCATGATCGCACCCCTGTCCTCGGCGGCGTCGGCCGGTCTGCTGATGGCGGTGCCCAGCATTATCGGGGCCTTTTTCTGGAAGAAAGCAACCGCTGCCGGGGCGCTGACCAGCATGATCGGCGGCGCGGCACTGGTATTGATCCTCCAGCTGACCGGACTCAAGCCCCTGGGATTATGGCCCGGCGTCTGGGGAGTCATCGTTTGCACAGGCCTGTATATCTGCGTCAGCCTGGTCACCAGAGCCCCGATTGAAAAGGCGGAGGAATTTATCGGTTATCTGGAAAAAGACCTTCCCCGATATAAATTCATATAA